A part of Gemmatimonas groenlandica genomic DNA contains:
- a CDS encoding hydrolase: MSTTSRPYRPAWWLPDPHSATLWGRIGRREPQLAVRVERWDTPDGDFVEIARLESADGAAAPRLLLFHGLEGGMHSHYARAMFREASQRGWAADLLLFRTCGTEPNRLPRSYHSGETSDPLWVVEQISREFPDAPLGLMGVSLGGNVLCKLLGEFGDVMPEQVVGAVAMSVPFDLARASRHIGRGFGAIYEKFFLKSLIPKALAKIDRHPELAGLRRVQQARTLWEFDDAFTAPLHGFRDAADYYARASSLRYLARIQVPTLLLSAVDDPFLPSDVLQEVTREVSENPHVELEFPSRGGHVGFTAGTRPWNPWYYGEWRAAEFLAARMRRFVRAPR, from the coding sequence ATGTCCACGACATCGCGCCCCTATCGGCCAGCTTGGTGGCTTCCAGATCCTCACAGCGCCACGCTGTGGGGACGGATCGGCCGCCGGGAGCCCCAGTTGGCGGTCCGCGTGGAGCGCTGGGACACCCCCGACGGCGACTTCGTCGAGATCGCCCGATTGGAGAGTGCCGATGGAGCGGCCGCGCCGCGTTTGCTGCTTTTTCACGGGCTCGAAGGCGGCATGCACTCGCATTATGCCCGCGCCATGTTCCGCGAGGCGAGTCAGCGGGGATGGGCGGCCGATTTGCTGCTCTTCCGGACCTGCGGCACCGAGCCGAATCGACTGCCTCGCAGCTACCACTCCGGCGAAACCTCCGACCCGCTTTGGGTCGTCGAGCAGATTTCCCGCGAATTCCCCGATGCGCCCCTCGGCCTGATGGGCGTCTCGTTGGGCGGCAATGTGCTGTGCAAACTGCTCGGCGAGTTCGGTGACGTCATGCCCGAGCAGGTCGTTGGCGCCGTGGCGATGTCGGTGCCGTTCGACCTGGCCCGGGCCTCGCGGCATATCGGTCGGGGGTTCGGCGCGATCTACGAGAAGTTCTTTCTCAAGTCGCTGATTCCGAAGGCGCTGGCCAAGATCGATCGGCATCCCGAGCTGGCGGGGCTGCGCCGGGTGCAGCAGGCCCGCACGCTCTGGGAATTCGACGATGCCTTCACCGCACCGTTGCACGGCTTTCGCGACGCGGCCGACTACTATGCCCGCGCCAGTTCGCTGCGGTATCTGGCGCGGATTCAAGTCCCGACCCTCCTGCTCAGCGCCGTCGACGACCCGTTCCTGCCGTCTGATGTGCTGCAGGAGGTCACGCGCGAGGTGTCTGAGAACCCGCACGTCGAGCTCGAATTCCCGTCCCGTGGCGGACACGTCGGATTCACGGCCGGTACGCGTCCGTGGAATCCCTGGTACTACGGCGAGTGGCGGGCCGCCGAGTTCCTTGCCGCCCGGATGCGACGGTTCGTGCGCGCGCCCCGATAG
- a CDS encoding dicarboxylate/amino acid:cation symporter, protein MSRLLRNLTFQVLVAVSLGILLGVVAPDTAKSLKPLGDTFINLVKMVITPIIFLTIVHGIASMADLRKLGRVGGKALLYFELVSTLALAIGLIIVNVTKPGAGLDISTMQLGDVSKYTTAGAQQSTLEFLLHIVPSNIIAAFASGELLPVVFFSVLFGVALTAVGDAGRDIADLLVRFQAVFFKIVSMVMVLAPIGAFGAMAYTVGTFGLKTLIPLARLMLDVYLTMAVFVFVVLGLICRAYGFRIWKFLRFIKDEILLVLGTSSSEAALPRMLIKLEQYGCAKPVVGLVIPTGYSFNLDGTSIYLSMATIFIAQVYKVDLSISQQITLLGILMLTSKGAAGVTGSGFIVLASTLAATRTVPVEGVALLLGVDRFMSEARAITNLIGNGVATLVVSRSEGAFDDAKMAYADANPGAVANV, encoded by the coding sequence ATCTCGCGCCTCCTCAGGAACCTGACTTTTCAGGTGCTCGTCGCCGTCTCGCTCGGCATTCTGCTGGGCGTCGTCGCCCCGGATACCGCCAAGTCGCTCAAGCCCCTCGGCGACACGTTCATCAATCTCGTGAAGATGGTGATCACGCCGATCATCTTCCTCACGATCGTGCACGGCATCGCGAGCATGGCGGACCTGCGCAAGCTCGGACGCGTCGGCGGCAAGGCGCTGCTGTATTTCGAGCTGGTGTCCACGCTCGCCTTGGCGATTGGATTGATCATCGTAAACGTGACGAAGCCGGGCGCCGGTCTCGACATCTCGACCATGCAACTGGGCGACGTGAGCAAGTACACGACGGCCGGTGCGCAACAGAGCACGCTCGAGTTCCTGCTGCACATCGTGCCCAGCAACATCATTGCGGCGTTCGCGAGCGGTGAGTTGCTGCCCGTCGTGTTCTTCTCGGTGCTCTTCGGCGTCGCGCTCACGGCGGTGGGTGACGCGGGACGCGACATCGCCGATCTGCTGGTGCGATTTCAGGCGGTGTTCTTCAAGATCGTGTCGATGGTGATGGTGCTCGCGCCGATCGGTGCATTCGGTGCGATGGCCTACACGGTGGGTACCTTCGGCCTCAAGACGCTCATCCCACTCGCGCGCCTGATGCTCGACGTCTACCTGACGATGGCGGTGTTCGTGTTCGTGGTGCTGGGTCTGATCTGCCGCGCGTACGGCTTCCGCATCTGGAAGTTCCTGCGCTTCATCAAGGACGAGATTCTGTTGGTGCTCGGCACGTCGAGTTCCGAAGCGGCGCTGCCGCGCATGCTGATCAAGCTCGAACAGTACGGCTGCGCGAAGCCCGTCGTGGGGCTGGTGATCCCCACCGGCTATTCGTTCAATCTCGACGGCACCAGCATCTACCTGTCGATGGCCACGATCTTCATCGCGCAGGTGTACAAGGTGGACTTGAGCATCTCGCAACAGATCACGCTCCTTGGCATTCTCATGCTGACGAGCAAAGGCGCCGCCGGCGTGACCGGGTCCGGCTTCATCGTGCTGGCCAGTACGCTGGCCGCCACCCGCACCGTACCGGTGGAGGGCGTCGCGCTGCTGCTGGGCGTGGACCGCTTCATGTCGGAAGCGCGGGCGATCACGAACCTGATCGGCAACGGTGTCGCGACGCTGGTGGTGTCGCGGAGTGAAGGCGCGTTCGACGATGCGAAAATGGCATACGCGGATGCCAACCCGGGCGCGGTGGCGAACGTGTGA
- a CDS encoding arsenate reductase family protein produces METVVQVFGTKKSADTRKAQRFFQERRIKVHFCDLAERPASIGELKRFTQKFGVDAVIDRTSKRFLDLGLRQALYGEERWLSILADEPFILKQPLVRFQNKVCIGVDEKLWKEWLAS; encoded by the coding sequence ATGGAAACCGTGGTCCAGGTTTTTGGCACCAAGAAAAGTGCCGACACGCGAAAAGCGCAGCGCTTCTTTCAGGAGCGCCGCATCAAGGTGCACTTCTGTGACTTGGCTGAGCGGCCGGCGTCCATCGGGGAGCTCAAGCGGTTCACGCAGAAGTTCGGCGTGGACGCGGTCATCGATCGCACGTCGAAGCGCTTTCTCGATCTCGGGTTGCGTCAGGCGCTGTACGGCGAGGAGCGTTGGCTCAGCATCCTCGCCGATGAGCCGTTCATTCTGAAGCAGCCGCTCGTGCGGTTCCAGAACAAGGTGTGCATCGGTGTCGACGAGAAGCTGTGGAAGGAGTGGCTCGCGTCGTAG
- a CDS encoding amidohydrolase family protein yields MSTKPITLSGATRIELGAATLLPGLIDAHTHPGWYVDKQGKRNSPRSGDSPAEAALARAGNLYATLMAGFTTIQSIGGPEDDELRDAISRGRIPGPRLLTSLAPINSTRPSPDSMRVIVRGLKAQGADLIKLFASSGLGAGGAQTLSNEQIAAICGEAKSLGLRTLVHAISAASVRAAVLGGCTQIEHGIFVTDAELTLMAEHGTIFDPQLCLVFQNYIDHPDAYSFTDSTLAPLKAAIPTASAMYARALRVPKLKIVFGTDAVALAHGRNADELLCRVKSGQSPMAAIISATSVGADALGLGDRIGSIVQGYEADLIAVDGDPSRDIGATRRVTFVMRGGVRYR; encoded by the coding sequence GTGAGCACGAAGCCCATCACGCTCTCGGGCGCGACCCGCATCGAGCTCGGCGCGGCGACGCTGTTGCCCGGGCTGATCGACGCGCACACCCATCCCGGCTGGTACGTCGACAAGCAGGGAAAGCGGAATTCGCCCCGCAGTGGTGATTCGCCCGCCGAGGCCGCGCTGGCGCGGGCCGGCAACCTGTACGCAACACTGATGGCGGGGTTCACCACGATCCAGAGCATCGGTGGACCGGAAGATGACGAGCTGCGTGATGCCATTTCCCGCGGGCGCATTCCGGGGCCGCGATTGCTCACATCGCTCGCGCCGATCAACAGCACGCGTCCGTCGCCCGATTCCATGCGTGTCATCGTACGCGGGCTCAAGGCACAGGGTGCCGATTTGATCAAGCTGTTTGCGTCCAGCGGTTTGGGCGCGGGCGGTGCGCAGACGCTGTCCAACGAGCAGATCGCGGCAATCTGCGGCGAGGCGAAATCGCTGGGATTGCGCACGCTGGTGCATGCGATCAGTGCGGCGAGCGTGAGGGCGGCGGTACTCGGTGGATGCACGCAAATCGAGCATGGCATCTTCGTCACCGATGCCGAGCTCACACTCATGGCGGAGCACGGCACGATCTTCGATCCGCAGCTCTGTCTCGTATTCCAGAATTACATCGACCATCCCGACGCCTACAGCTTCACCGACTCCACACTCGCACCACTGAAGGCGGCAATCCCCACGGCCAGCGCGATGTATGCGCGCGCGCTGCGCGTCCCGAAGCTCAAGATCGTGTTCGGCACCGACGCCGTAGCCCTCGCCCATGGGCGAAATGCCGACGAACTGCTCTGTCGCGTGAAGTCGGGTCAGTCACCCATGGCGGCGATCATCTCGGCGACTAGTGTCGGTGCCGACGCGCTCGGCCTCGGTGACCGCATCGGCAGCATCGTGCAGGGCTACGAAGCGGATCTGATCGCCGTCGATGGCGATCCCTCGCGCGACATCGGCGCGACGCGGCGG
- a CDS encoding sugar O-acetyltransferase, translating to MTQRQLMLSGARYNSRDPELLALAHRARALMREYAAVPSTDAVWRNRVLTELLGAVGDGVWIEPPFFCDYGVHISIGAHTFVNVNAVFLDSARITIGEKVLIGPGVQLLTAFHPLRAEERLPASWTPDSGLSPYVTQAAPITIGDGAWIGAGALVMPGITIGARAVIGAGSVVTKDIPADAVAYGNPAAVVNV from the coding sequence GTGACCCAGCGGCAACTCATGCTTTCGGGCGCGCGCTACAACTCGCGTGATCCCGAGTTGCTGGCGCTGGCCCACCGGGCGCGAGCGCTGATGCGCGAGTATGCGGCGGTTCCCTCCACCGATGCTGTTTGGCGCAATCGGGTACTGACCGAGCTGCTCGGTGCGGTCGGAGACGGTGTCTGGATCGAGCCGCCGTTCTTCTGCGATTACGGCGTGCACATCAGCATCGGCGCACACACGTTCGTCAACGTCAACGCGGTCTTTCTCGATTCTGCGCGGATCACCATCGGCGAGAAAGTCTTGATCGGACCGGGCGTGCAACTGCTCACCGCGTTTCACCCGCTCCGCGCCGAGGAGCGGCTGCCGGCGTCGTGGACGCCGGACTCGGGGCTCTCGCCGTACGTCACGCAGGCGGCGCCCATCACCATCGGTGACGGCGCATGGATCGGTGCCGGTGCGCTGGTAATGCCGGGAATTACGATCGGAGCGCGGGCCGTGATCGGCGCGGGTAGTGTGGTCACCAAAGACATCCCGGCCGATGCGGTGGCGTACGGCAACCCGGCCGCGGTGGTTAACGTGTGA